In the Halarchaeum grantii genome, one interval contains:
- a CDS encoding transposase, whose product MTATRASRRTVFRHIARLPYSEWPNYDSTPLYDRSSLAAVEEDVRIVASVWFEHDAHESVDEFACQFPLAYLEVTPHDCYSSTTQYEMEQLFRVFLLKELHGWPHETALVEYLQQSPEISEQLGLDSLPDQSTLWRTWNKRFTGNLRETIQKAARTILVKAQNADVALPREPERNLPDRADATSESDPNDQAILDKAGKITDHVSRVVFPAFSLNRGEDCEIPENAYWSLQTYLGLRENLAANEGARSFIFESTRDRTPLGHGHRDQIRDFSIEQSREMYRQALRQLINELAETEEFFRAGIVAIDITEDDPFTGDRTGHEDEIIGTKEKTDEYAYQWATVQLVGNAVPLVLDARPVRKGESRKEIVEDLLNSAEDLVHVDNVLMDREFDSQHILEMISQRGLSYVVPKRMQASEKAQAKRLLQRDQDRYETNRKLHLDKNEWHETTLIYRRKEDSEHDDYRQYSVFMSNRGGGFLSEYGYRWEIESGYRSIKRFMAATTSTDFGLRFFYFAFACLLYSIWRAVDLLVQVELTGEYEHSPIVTADNTLTLMKKQTGIG is encoded by the coding sequence GTGACTGCGACGCGCGCGTCACGGCGGACCGTTTTTCGCCACATTGCACGACTCCCTTACTCTGAATGGCCCAACTACGATTCGACCCCACTCTACGATCGAAGCTCACTGGCTGCTGTTGAGGAAGACGTTCGAATAGTAGCGAGCGTCTGGTTCGAACATGATGCTCACGAGTCGGTTGATGAGTTTGCCTGCCAGTTTCCCTTGGCGTATCTCGAGGTCACTCCGCACGACTGCTACTCGTCGACCACACAGTACGAAATGGAGCAGCTGTTCCGGGTATTTCTCCTCAAGGAACTCCACGGGTGGCCCCACGAAACAGCGCTCGTCGAATACCTCCAGCAGTCACCCGAGATTAGTGAGCAACTCGGGCTTGACTCACTACCAGATCAGTCGACGCTCTGGCGTACCTGGAACAAGCGATTCACGGGAAATCTTCGGGAAACGATCCAGAAAGCGGCTCGTACGATTCTCGTCAAAGCACAGAACGCGGATGTCGCCCTGCCACGCGAACCAGAACGAAACCTCCCGGATCGAGCCGACGCCACCTCTGAATCAGACCCAAACGACCAGGCCATCCTCGACAAGGCAGGGAAGATCACCGACCACGTCAGTCGCGTCGTGTTCCCCGCGTTCTCGCTCAATCGTGGTGAGGACTGTGAGATTCCCGAGAACGCTTACTGGAGCTTACAGACCTACTTGGGACTCCGTGAGAATTTGGCCGCCAACGAGGGCGCTCGCAGTTTCATTTTCGAGTCGACGCGTGATCGAACGCCACTCGGACACGGTCATCGCGACCAGATTCGAGATTTCTCCATCGAGCAGAGTCGCGAGATGTACCGACAGGCACTCCGACAGCTCATCAACGAGCTCGCGGAGACAGAGGAGTTCTTCCGCGCAGGCATCGTCGCGATCGACATCACTGAGGATGATCCCTTTACCGGCGATAGGACGGGCCACGAGGACGAAATTATCGGGACGAAGGAGAAGACTGACGAATACGCCTACCAGTGGGCGACAGTCCAGTTGGTCGGTAACGCAGTCCCACTCGTCCTTGATGCCCGCCCGGTACGGAAAGGCGAGTCCCGCAAGGAAATCGTCGAGGATCTGCTCAACTCTGCCGAGGATCTCGTTCACGTCGATAACGTGCTGATGGATCGGGAATTCGACAGCCAGCACATCCTGGAGATGATCAGTCAGCGTGGGCTCTCCTACGTCGTCCCGAAGCGGATGCAGGCCAGCGAGAAAGCCCAAGCCAAACGGTTGCTCCAGCGCGATCAAGACCGGTACGAGACCAACCGCAAACTCCATCTCGACAAGAATGAGTGGCACGAGACGACGCTAATCTACCGCCGGAAAGAAGACTCTGAACACGACGACTATCGACAGTACTCGGTGTTCATGTCCAACCGTGGCGGTGGATTCCTCAGCGAGTATGGCTATCGCTGGGAGATTGAGAGCGGCTATCGATCGATCAAGCGATTCATGGCTGCGACGACGTCCACGGATTTCGGGCTCCGGTTCTTCTACTTCGCGTTCGCGTGTCTCTTGTACTCGATTTGGCGAGCGGTCGATTTGCTCGTCCAGGTCGAGTTGACGGGTGAGTACGAACACTCGCCCATTGTGACGGCCGATAATACGCTCACGCTGATGAAGAAGCAGACCGGAATCGGGTAG
- a CDS encoding heavy metal translocating P-type ATPase yields MTTCSFCGREIDSEPIRDNGEVFCSRGCQQGETRTSGAHIEHTPETTQQTDGETAYFSISGMHTHACESYLERRAVTLDGVSGASASYTAEMMRVSYDPEAVERDTIEDTLSAWGYRASAPTPEETPADRNDFDFDHLRTIFSVIAVAPIYIIYAAFFYPVYLGLLPTSSLDNHAIVTGLYGPVAMFTTITIFGVGFPILRSAYISLHERQLTVDVLISITAVSAYAYSMVSLLYLDRLYLFFDIATAVIVLTTIGNHARARYKRQAVEDLTEFVDETETAARRLLEDGTTTIVPPEDCTTGDRLLVRPGERIPLDGTIVDGRGTVNEALITGEARPQRKVVGDTVIGGSIAADGSFEITVDEGATSTLDRLRDLVWDLQTEQSPAERLTNRVTAIYIPVVCVFALVTLGAWTVAGAPAEPALRTALTVLIIACPVSLSLVTPLAVGRGLSTAAERDVPVFDQTILERVTDADVIAFDKTGTLTTGEMRVAAVHAVEECDSKAVLRRAAAVESRSSHPIAAAIRDRAPDRSQAVTSFERYRYGVVADVDASRTAVGNPALFDDLNWSIPEAIRDTIDRVRDRGELPTVVGWEGTATGVITLEDQPREKWTETVAELAADDRQIVVITGDDSRVARQFEAHPDVSKVYADVPPEAKEELVRRLRDEGVVAMVGDGTNDAPALAAADLGVAMVSGSDFTVTVADALVTADDLTPFRDLFGIARGTRRRLLENLGLALTVPAIGVPLAAVGFVTPLVATTLMATGTILVLANSYRPLTSNL; encoded by the coding sequence GTGACTACGTGTTCGTTCTGCGGCCGCGAGATCGATAGCGAGCCGATTCGTGATAACGGGGAGGTGTTCTGCTCGCGTGGCTGCCAACAGGGGGAGACGAGAACCAGTGGCGCACACATCGAACACACTCCTGAGACAACGCAGCAGACTGACGGCGAGACGGCGTATTTCTCGATCAGCGGCATGCATACGCACGCATGCGAGTCGTATCTCGAGCGACGCGCTGTGACACTCGATGGCGTCAGCGGTGCGTCCGCGAGCTATACGGCCGAGATGATGCGCGTCAGCTACGACCCCGAGGCGGTTGAGCGTGACACCATCGAGGACACACTTTCTGCATGGGGATATCGAGCCTCTGCGCCCACACCAGAGGAAACACCCGCCGACCGGAACGACTTCGACTTCGACCATCTCCGCACGATTTTCTCCGTGATTGCCGTCGCACCCATCTACATCATCTATGCTGCCTTCTTCTACCCCGTCTATCTCGGACTCCTTCCGACCTCCTCACTCGATAATCACGCAATCGTTACTGGTCTCTACGGGCCTGTCGCGATGTTCACCACGATCACTATCTTCGGCGTCGGATTCCCCATCCTCCGGTCGGCCTACATCAGTCTCCACGAACGCCAGCTTACTGTCGACGTCCTCATCTCCATCACTGCGGTGAGCGCCTACGCGTACTCCATGGTCTCACTGCTCTATCTCGACCGTCTCTACCTCTTCTTCGATATCGCGACGGCGGTCATCGTTCTCACGACAATCGGGAATCACGCCCGTGCCCGATATAAACGCCAGGCGGTCGAAGACCTCACCGAGTTCGTCGACGAGACAGAGACCGCTGCACGCCGCCTCCTTGAGGACGGGACAACGACGATCGTCCCACCCGAGGACTGCACGACTGGGGATCGGCTTCTCGTCCGGCCGGGCGAACGAATCCCACTTGACGGCACGATCGTCGATGGCCGCGGAACGGTTAACGAGGCGCTCATCACTGGCGAGGCACGACCCCAGCGTAAAGTCGTCGGCGACACGGTCATCGGTGGCTCCATTGCCGCCGACGGCTCATTCGAAATCACGGTCGACGAGGGGGCGACGAGCACACTCGACCGACTCCGCGACCTCGTCTGGGATCTCCAGACCGAACAGTCCCCGGCCGAGCGGCTCACGAACCGTGTGACAGCAATCTACATCCCGGTTGTCTGTGTCTTCGCACTCGTCACACTCGGTGCGTGGACGGTTGCTGGCGCGCCAGCCGAACCCGCACTTCGGACGGCACTCACCGTGCTGATTATCGCCTGCCCCGTCTCCCTCAGCCTCGTCACACCACTCGCCGTCGGTCGTGGGCTCTCAACGGCTGCCGAGCGAGACGTCCCGGTTTTTGATCAGACGATCCTTGAACGGGTGACCGACGCAGACGTCATCGCGTTCGACAAGACCGGAACACTCACCACCGGCGAAATGCGTGTCGCCGCCGTCCACGCAGTTGAGGAGTGCGATAGTAAGGCGGTTCTTCGGCGGGCAGCGGCCGTCGAGTCACGTTCGAGCCACCCGATTGCCGCCGCAATCCGCGACCGTGCACCGGACCGCTCACAAGCGGTTACGTCGTTCGAACGGTACCGCTACGGTGTCGTGGCCGACGTGGACGCGTCGCGGACGGCCGTCGGAAACCCCGCACTCTTCGACGACCTCAACTGGAGCATTCCCGAAGCCATCCGTGACACAATCGACCGTGTCCGTGACCGTGGCGAGCTCCCAACGGTCGTCGGCTGGGAGGGGACCGCAACAGGCGTGATCACACTCGAAGATCAGCCCCGCGAGAAGTGGACGGAAACTGTCGCGGAGCTCGCGGCCGATGACCGACAGATCGTGGTCATCACGGGCGATGATTCACGCGTTGCACGGCAGTTCGAGGCACACCCGGACGTCTCCAAGGTCTACGCGGACGTCCCACCGGAAGCGAAAGAAGAGCTCGTCCGTCGCCTCCGCGATGAGGGTGTCGTCGCGATGGTGGGGGACGGGACGAACGACGCACCAGCGCTTGCCGCTGCTGATCTCGGTGTGGCGATGGTCTCCGGAAGTGACTTCACCGTGACTGTCGCGGACGCTCTCGTAACGGCCGACGATCTGACGCCGTTCCGCGATCTCTTCGGAATCGCGCGTGGGACACGGCGTCGCCTTCTCGAAAATCTCGGACTCGCGCTCACAGTGCCTGCTATCGGTGTCCCGCTCGCTGCCGTTGGGTTCGTCACACCGCTCGTCGCGACGACGCTAATGGCGACCGGAACCATACTCGTGCTCGCAAACAGCTACCGCCCCCTCACCAGCAACTTGTGA
- a CDS encoding cation diffusion facilitator family transporter, whose protein sequence is MESHNHDTTTDSDHDHGDGNHTEPRSIRKLGVVAAINTAGFVIELAGGLLFGSLALLSDAVHMLFDALSYLMAFAATYVADRYEERDLWTYGLHRLEPFAALLNGVLLVPMALVILYESYQRFYNPVDLDPTMTVLLATGGLVVNVASVGYLHGDELSLNERGAFYHLLGDTGASVAVIISTAIVAVFEIRMVDPITAALIAVVIIWSAYTVLRDSLDLLLERSPIPIADLQASLMSIESVEAVEDCHVWQVCSRLTIGTVRVKVSVDSLNTQEELRATIHERLRDAGLDHVTVELVNEATTHRTTTHTH, encoded by the coding sequence ATGGAGAGCCACAACCACGACACGACGACAGATTCAGACCACGACCACGGCGACGGCAACCATACCGAGCCGCGAAGTATACGTAAACTCGGCGTCGTCGCCGCGATTAACACGGCTGGCTTCGTCATCGAACTCGCCGGTGGTCTCCTGTTCGGATCGCTTGCACTCCTAAGCGACGCCGTCCACATGCTCTTCGATGCGCTGTCGTATCTGATGGCGTTTGCAGCCACCTATGTCGCCGACCGGTACGAGGAGCGCGATTTGTGGACGTACGGACTCCACCGACTCGAACCGTTCGCCGCCCTCCTCAACGGGGTGCTCCTCGTCCCGATGGCGCTCGTCATCCTCTACGAGTCCTACCAGCGATTCTACAACCCCGTCGACCTCGACCCGACGATGACCGTCCTCCTCGCCACGGGCGGCCTCGTCGTGAACGTCGCGTCCGTCGGCTACCTCCACGGCGACGAACTCAGCCTGAACGAACGCGGCGCGTTCTACCATCTGCTCGGCGATACCGGGGCGTCCGTCGCGGTCATCATCTCGACCGCCATCGTCGCCGTCTTCGAGATCCGCATGGTAGACCCGATCACGGCCGCGCTCATCGCTGTCGTCATCATCTGGTCAGCATACACCGTGTTGCGTGACAGCCTCGACCTCCTCCTCGAACGTAGCCCGATTCCGATCGCCGACCTGCAGGCATCCCTCATGTCGATCGAGAGCGTTGAGGCGGTCGAGGACTGCCACGTCTGGCAGGTCTGTAGTCGGCTTACCATCGGGACAGTTCGAGTCAAGGTCTCAGTCGATTCGCTCAATACCCAAGAGGAGCTACGGGCGACTATCCACGAGAGACTCCGAGACGCCGGCCTTGACCACGTCACTGTCGAACTCGTGAACGAAGCAACGACGCACCGCACAACTACCCATACACATTAG
- a CDS encoding CPBP family intramembrane glutamic endopeptidase translates to MTLTIALAIVGFGVGTLLVATGAGLLTVVGIPVFDRPAIQLVLSATLLQGIAFGGVALLYSRLGNTSPPLPVAVPSRRDLAIIVAGSVATLALWVGLSMTASFLGLDSATNQVVTTAAKNPAVLLLMIPLSYLLVGPGEELLFRGAIQGRLRSEFTPTVAIPIASATFAVLHVSSLSGDGKLVYLGGVFLIALVLGVLYEYTENLAVPALVHATYNAVQFGVAYFSLSSAPAVLLG, encoded by the coding sequence GTGACTCTCACCATCGCACTCGCTATTGTTGGGTTCGGTGTCGGTACACTCCTCGTCGCGACGGGAGCCGGACTCCTCACTGTTGTTGGTATTCCGGTCTTTGACCGTCCCGCTATTCAACTCGTACTTAGCGCCACACTTCTCCAAGGTATTGCGTTTGGGGGGGTCGCGCTCCTCTACAGCCGACTTGGCAATACATCTCCACCACTCCCGGTAGCGGTTCCATCGCGGCGTGATCTCGCGATTATCGTCGCTGGAAGTGTCGCGACACTCGCGCTTTGGGTCGGTCTCTCCATGACGGCGAGTTTCCTCGGGCTTGATTCGGCGACAAACCAAGTCGTGACTACGGCAGCCAAAAACCCCGCCGTCCTCCTCCTCATGATCCCGCTCTCCTACCTCCTTGTTGGGCCTGGCGAGGAATTGCTCTTCCGTGGCGCCATCCAAGGACGGCTCCGTAGCGAGTTCACACCGACTGTTGCGATCCCGATCGCGAGTGCAACCTTCGCAGTTCTGCATGTCTCTTCGCTCTCCGGCGACGGAAAGCTCGTCTACCTCGGTGGTGTGTTCCTCATCGCACTCGTCCTCGGTGTCCTCTACGAATATACAGAGAACCTCGCCGTCCCAGCACTTGTTCATGCGACGTATAACGCGGTCCAATTCGGCGTCGCGTATTTCTCGCTCTCTTCAGCACCCGCAGTGCTTCTCGGCTAG
- a CDS encoding DUF7541 family protein → MAESGLAAGYQRSSPWPVFLALGLVLSEVGVFLAGVLLPVAVGGLLLLEVCIIGIFRESGYARTLSRPALGIGSLFTTAGLVLLAATTYWVRGVTVLAAGVLAVIGAIVCWLYETRRL, encoded by the coding sequence ATGGCTGAGAGTGGGCTTGCAGCAGGCTACCAACGATCGAGTCCATGGCCCGTCTTCCTTGCGCTTGGACTTGTCCTTTCCGAGGTTGGCGTCTTCCTTGCGGGTGTACTCCTCCCGGTCGCAGTCGGTGGACTCCTACTTCTTGAGGTGTGTATTATCGGAATCTTCAGAGAATCCGGGTATGCACGTACGCTCTCGCGCCCAGCCCTTGGAATTGGGAGTCTCTTCACAACGGCCGGACTCGTATTACTCGCGGCAACAACATATTGGGTACGCGGCGTTACAGTGCTCGCTGCTGGTGTCCTGGCAGTTATCGGTGCAATTGTGTGCTGGCTCTACGAGACACGTCGACTATGA
- a CDS encoding transposase: MAATRESRRSVFRRIAHQQRVEWPEYDSTPLYDRSSLGGLESDVRVVSRVWFTHPDHDSLEQFVCELPLAYFRFEAHDCYESSTCYEMDTLFRVFVLKELHGWTHETPLVEYLDTYPELCERLELGTVPDQSTLWRTWNERFTRDLRETIQEAARLILIKAQNAGVAVPRKPERNLPDRGDDATESDPADQALLDKAGMITKHVSRVVFPAFSLNRGEGCEIPENAYWGLQTYLGLRENLAANEGARSFIHESTRDRTPLGHGHRDQIRDLSIEQIREMYRQALRQLINELAETEEFFRAGIVAIDITEDDPFTGDRTGHEDEIIGTKEKNDEYAYQWATVQLVGNAVPLVLDARPVRKGESRKEIVEDLLDSAEELVHVDNVLMDREFDSQHILEMISQRGLSYVVPKRMQTSEKAQAKRLLQRDQDRYETDRKLHLGKNEWHETTLIYRRKENSEHDDHRQYSVFMSNRGGGFLSEYGYRWEIESGYRSIKRFMAATTSTDFGLRFFYFAFACLLYSIWRAVDLLVQVELTGEYERSPMVTADNTLTLLKKETGIG; this comes from the coding sequence GTGGCTGCGACTCGCGAGTCTCGACGCAGCGTCTTTCGACGAATCGCACACCAGCAGCGCGTCGAATGGCCCGAATATGACTCGACACCGCTGTACGATCGCTCCTCACTTGGTGGGTTAGAATCAGACGTTCGAGTCGTCTCACGTGTCTGGTTTACGCACCCTGATCATGACTCACTCGAACAGTTTGTCTGCGAGCTTCCTCTGGCCTACTTTCGCTTCGAAGCCCACGACTGCTACGAGAGTTCGACATGCTACGAGATGGATACCCTCTTTCGCGTGTTCGTGCTGAAAGAACTCCACGGCTGGACGCACGAAACACCTCTCGTCGAGTACCTCGATACCTACCCCGAACTTTGTGAACGCCTCGAGTTGGGGACGGTTCCGGATCAATCGACACTGTGGCGCACATGGAACGAGCGTTTCACGCGCGATCTCCGCGAGACGATCCAGGAAGCGGCTCGACTAATCTTGATCAAAGCGCAGAACGCGGGTGTCGCTGTACCACGCAAACCAGAACGAAACCTCCCGGATCGAGGCGACGACGCTACTGAATCGGACCCTGCCGACCAGGCCCTCCTCGACAAGGCCGGGATGATTACCAAGCACGTCAGTCGCGTTGTATTCCCCGCGTTCTCGCTCAACCGTGGTGAGGGCTGTGAGATTCCCGAGAACGCTTACTGGGGCTTACAGACCTACTTGGGACTCCGTGAGAATTTGGCCGCCAACGAGGGCGCTCGCAGCTTCATTCACGAGTCGACGCGTGATCGAACACCACTCGGACACGGCCATCGCGACCAGATTCGCGATCTCTCCATCGAGCAGATCCGCGAGATGTACCGACAGGCACTCCGACAGCTCATCAACGAGCTCGCGGAGACAGAGGAGTTCTTCCGAGCGGGTATTGTCGCGATCGACATCACTGAGGACGATCCCTTTACCGGCGATAGGACGGGCCACGAGGACGAGATTATCGGGACGAAGGAGAAGAACGACGAATACGCCTACCAGTGGGCGACAGTCCAGTTGGTCGGCAACGCAGTCCCTCTTGTCCTTGATGCCCGTCCGGTACGGAAAGGTGAATCACGCAAGGAGATCGTCGAGGACTTGCTGGATTCGGCGGAAGAGCTCGTCCACGTCGATAACGTGCTGATGGACCGGGAGTTTGATAGTCAGCACATTCTAGAGATGATCAGCCAGCGGGGGCTCTCCTACGTCGTGCCGAAACGGATGCAAACGAGTGAGAAAGCTCAGGCCAAGCGGTTGCTCCAGCGTGATCAAGACCGGTACGAGACCGACCGGAAGCTCCATCTCGGGAAGAACGAGTGGCATGAGACGACGCTAATCTACCGTCGGAAGGAGAACTCTGAACACGATGATCACCGGCAGTACTCGGTGTTCATGTCCAACCGGGGTGGGGGCTTCCTTAGTGAATATGGATATCGCTGGGAGATTGAGAGTGGCTATCGGTCGATCAAGCGATTCATGGCCGCGACAACCTCGACCGATTTCGGGCTGCGGTTCTTCTACTTCGCGTTCGCGTGTCTCTTGTACTCGATTTGGCGAGCGGTCGATCTACTCGTCCAAGTCGAGTTGACCGGGGAATACGAACGATCACCGATGGTGACTGCCGATAATACGCTCACGCTGTTGAAGAAGGAGACAGGAATCGGGTAG
- a CDS encoding heavy metal translocating P-type ATPase yields MSDPPASAHDHNHDDDDHDHDHDHGHEHDEPVADLVNGEVVQLSVPEMDCPSCAGKVRKSVQQLDAVETVDPQVTTGTLTVSYEKEGTTPEAIAERVEKAGYTVESGVGETTETFTVPEMDCPSCAGKVENALEDVTGVSTYQTQPTTGKVVVTYDQAHVSADDVTRAIESAGYDVTETTVSRGEGSSGLAETDGVWQSDRATKTWISGGFVALGLLFEFVLSGQNSTLITGPFTLALADVLFLIAVSVGGQEIIEGGYYSLRNRNLDIDLLMSIAITGALVVSVGFGEGLYMEAAMLAFLFSVAELLERYSMDKARNSLQELMDLSPDEATVKRDGEEMTVPVEDVRVGDVVVVKPGEKIPMDGEVSVGESAVNQAPITGESVPVDKTDGDEVYAGTINEEGYLEVRVTSEAGDNTLSRIIEMVEDAQANKTEREQFVERFAGYYTPVVVAFAVLVTLGTPFVLGATWEQSVVYGLTLLVLACPCAFVISTPVSVVSGITSAAKNGVLIKGGQHLEAMGDVEAVALDKTGTLTKGELAVTDVIPLNENTEDDVLRCARGLESRSEHPIGAAIVDHAAENDVGKRSVSEFESVTGKGVRADLDGETHYAGKPGFFEELGFDLSHVHAVTDGGVVTQTSQRLCERNNCLDLLQDTIPDLQSEGKTVILVGTEDELEGVIAVADEVRPEARRAVERLHDLGVAHVVMLTGDNERTARAIAEEVGVDEFRAELLPDEKVEAIQDLDGEYDGVAMVGDGVNDAPALATATVGVAMGAAGTDTALETADIALMSDDLARLPYLYELSHDANGVIRQNVWTSLGAKAALALAVPFGLVPIWAAVLVGDAGMTLGVTGNAMRLSRITPEDD; encoded by the coding sequence ATGAGCGATCCACCAGCATCAGCACACGACCATAATCACGACGATGACGACCATGATCACGACCACGATCATGGCCACGAGCATGATGAGCCAGTGGCAGACCTGGTGAACGGAGAGGTAGTACAGTTGTCCGTTCCGGAGATGGACTGCCCGTCCTGTGCCGGGAAAGTCCGGAAGAGCGTGCAGCAACTCGACGCCGTTGAGACGGTCGACCCGCAGGTCACGACTGGTACCCTCACCGTCAGCTACGAGAAGGAGGGAACCACGCCAGAGGCCATCGCCGAGCGCGTCGAGAAGGCCGGCTATACCGTCGAATCTGGCGTCGGTGAGACGACCGAGACGTTCACCGTTCCGGAGATGGACTGCCCGTCCTGCGCGGGGAAGGTCGAGAACGCCCTCGAGGACGTCACTGGCGTCAGCACCTATCAAACCCAACCCACGACTGGGAAAGTCGTCGTCACGTACGACCAGGCGCACGTGTCGGCTGACGACGTGACACGGGCGATCGAGAGCGCTGGCTACGACGTCACTGAGACGACGGTCTCCAGGGGGGAAGGGAGTAGTGGACTGGCAGAGACTGACGGGGTCTGGCAGAGTGATCGCGCGACGAAGACATGGATTAGCGGTGGGTTTGTCGCGCTCGGCCTGCTCTTCGAATTCGTCCTGAGCGGCCAGAACTCTACGCTGATTACGGGGCCATTTACGCTCGCGCTCGCGGACGTCCTCTTCCTGATCGCAGTTTCGGTTGGTGGTCAGGAGATCATCGAGGGAGGGTATTACTCGCTGCGCAACCGGAATCTGGACATCGACCTGCTGATGTCCATCGCGATTACGGGGGCACTCGTCGTCAGTGTCGGCTTCGGCGAGGGGCTCTATATGGAGGCCGCGATGCTCGCCTTCCTCTTCAGCGTCGCCGAGCTTCTGGAGCGCTACTCGATGGACAAGGCCCGCAACTCCCTGCAGGAGCTGATGGACCTCTCCCCGGACGAAGCCACCGTCAAACGGGACGGCGAGGAGATGACGGTGCCCGTCGAGGACGTCCGCGTCGGCGACGTCGTCGTGGTCAAGCCCGGTGAGAAGATTCCGATGGACGGCGAGGTCAGCGTCGGCGAGAGCGCGGTCAATCAGGCGCCCATCACCGGCGAGTCCGTCCCCGTGGACAAGACGGATGGCGACGAGGTGTACGCCGGCACCATCAACGAGGAGGGCTACCTCGAAGTCCGAGTCACTTCCGAGGCTGGGGACAACACGCTCTCGCGCATCATCGAGATGGTCGAGGACGCACAGGCGAACAAGACCGAACGCGAGCAGTTCGTCGAGCGCTTCGCCGGCTACTACACCCCGGTCGTCGTCGCGTTCGCCGTCCTCGTCACGCTCGGCACGCCGTTCGTCCTCGGGGCGACCTGGGAGCAGTCCGTCGTCTACGGCCTCACCCTGCTCGTCCTCGCGTGCCCGTGCGCGTTCGTCATCTCGACGCCCGTCTCGGTGGTGTCGGGCATCACGAGCGCCGCGAAGAACGGCGTCCTCATCAAGGGCGGACAACACCTCGAGGCGATGGGCGACGTCGAGGCCGTCGCGCTCGACAAGACCGGCACGCTCACCAAGGGCGAACTCGCCGTGACGGACGTCATTCCGCTCAACGAGAACACCGAGGACGACGTCCTGCGGTGTGCGCGCGGCCTCGAGTCGCGCTCCGAACACCCCATCGGCGCAGCCATCGTCGACCACGCCGCGGAGAACGACGTCGGGAAGCGCTCGGTTTCCGAGTTCGAGAGTGTCACCGGGAAGGGCGTGCGCGCTGACCTCGACGGCGAGACGCACTACGCGGGCAAGCCGGGGTTCTTCGAGGAACTCGGCTTCGACCTCTCGCACGTCCACGCCGTCACCGACGGCGGGGTCGTCACGCAGACCAGCCAGCGCCTCTGCGAGCGGAACAACTGCCTCGACCTCCTCCAGGACACCATCCCCGACCTCCAATCCGAGGGGAAGACGGTGATTCTCGTCGGGACGGAGGACGAACTCGAAGGCGTCATCGCCGTCGCGGACGAAGTCCGCCCCGAAGCGCGTCGCGCCGTCGAGCGCCTGCACGACCTCGGCGTCGCGCACGTCGTGATGCTCACCGGCGACAACGAGCGTACTGCACGCGCCATCGCCGAGGAGGTCGGCGTTGATGAGTTCCGCGCGGAACTCCTCCCCGACGAGAAGGTCGAAGCCATCCAGGACCTCGACGGCGAGTACGACGGCGTCGCGATGGTTGGCGACGGCGTGAACGACGCGCCGGCGCTCGCAACGGCGACTGTCGGTGTCGCAATGGGTGCGGCCGGTACGGACACCGCCCTCGAGACGGCGGACATCGCGCTGATGAGCGACGACCTCGCACGCCTCCCCTATCTCTACGAACTGTCGCACGACGCGAACGGCGTCATCCGGCAGAATGTCTGGACGAGTCTCGGCGCGAAAGCCGCCCTCGCGCTCGCCGTGCCTTTTGGCCTCGTCCCCATCTGGGCGGCCGTCCTCGTCGGCGATGCCGGGATGACGCTCGGCGTCACCGGCAACGCGATGCGCCTCTCCCGAATCACCCCCGAGGACGACTAG